The Caviibacter abscessus genome window below encodes:
- the deoD gene encoding purine-nucleoside phosphorylase encodes MATPHIGANKGDIAETILLPGDPLRAKYIAETFLEDVVQYNNVRGMLGFTGTYKGKRISVQGTGMGVPSIGIYVDELINHFGCKTLMRIGTAGSMHESVKIRDVVLAMASSTDSNINKLRFNGADYAPTANYELFIEAYNIAKEKGLSVKAGNILTSDSFYGDDKDAWKKWAKFGVLCVEMETAQLYTLAAKYNVRALTLLTISDSLVTGECTSAEERQSTFNDMIITALETAIKF; translated from the coding sequence ATGGCAACACCACATATAGGAGCAAATAAAGGGGATATAGCGGAAACTATTTTATTACCAGGAGATCCGCTAAGAGCAAAATATATAGCTGAAACATTTTTAGAAGATGTAGTTCAATATAATAACGTAAGAGGAATGCTTGGTTTTACAGGAACATATAAAGGGAAAAGAATATCAGTACAAGGTACTGGAATGGGTGTACCTTCAATTGGAATATATGTTGATGAATTAATAAATCATTTTGGTTGTAAAACGCTTATGAGAATAGGTACAGCAGGATCAATGCACGAAAGTGTAAAAATAAGAGATGTAGTACTTGCAATGGCAAGTTCAACAGATTCAAATATCAATAAGTTAAGATTTAATGGAGCAGACTATGCACCGACAGCTAATTATGAACTATTTATTGAAGCATACAATATTGCAAAAGAAAAAGGACTTTCTGTTAAAGCTGGAAATATTCTTACAAGTGACAGTTTTTATGGCGATGATAAGGATGCTTGGAAAAAATGGGCAAAATTTGGTGTATTATGTGTTGAAATGGAAACAGCGCAATTATATACATTAGCTGCTAAATATAATGTAAGAGCATTAACATTACTTACTATAAGTGATTCATTAGTAACAGGTGAATGCACTTCAGCAGAAGAAAGACAATCAACATTCAATGATATGATAATAACAGCACTAGAAACGGCAATAAAATTTTAG
- a CDS encoding ABC transporter permease — protein sequence MLHAIQTLVKQTIILAPPVLITAVGACLCELSGVVNIGLEGMMLSGAFAAAVTNIYTGNPYLGIVVGIIVGGLVSLIHAIISIHLKGNQIVSGVAINLFAVSTTSFLIKALFKAAGSSPSANTTANKVYVLIGIYVLAILTYYIVYRTVFGLRLRTVGEHPLAADTVGINVYKYRYYGVILSGMFAGLGGAYMSVVVLQQFINNMSAGRGYMALAAMIFGKWNPLGAMLASLLFAFGQAFSDYAKASALPIPQQFLATIPYILTLVVLVGFVGKARAPKASGKPYEK from the coding sequence ATGTTACATGCTATTCAAACTTTAGTAAAACAAACAATAATTCTAGCTCCACCAGTTCTAATTACTGCGGTAGGTGCTTGTCTTTGTGAATTGTCTGGAGTTGTAAATATAGGACTTGAAGGTATGATGCTATCAGGTGCGTTTGCAGCAGCTGTTACAAATATATACACAGGAAATCCGTACTTAGGAATAGTAGTTGGAATAATAGTTGGTGGTTTAGTTTCACTTATACACGCTATTATAAGCATACATTTAAAAGGAAACCAAATAGTAAGTGGTGTAGCAATTAACTTATTTGCAGTATCAACAACAAGCTTTTTAATAAAAGCTTTATTTAAAGCTGCTGGGTCTTCACCTTCAGCTAATACAACTGCTAATAAAGTTTATGTATTAATTGGAATTTATGTATTAGCTATTTTAACTTATTATATCGTTTATAGAACAGTATTTGGTTTAAGACTTAGAACAGTTGGAGAACATCCTCTTGCAGCTGACACTGTTGGTATAAATGTATATAAATATAGATATTACGGTGTAATTTTATCAGGTATGTTTGCAGGACTTGGTGGAGCATACATGTCAGTAGTAGTATTACAACAATTTATTAATAATATGTCAGCAGGTAGAGGATACATGGCACTTGCTGCAATGATATTTGGTAAATGGAATCCTTTAGGTGCGATGTTAGCATCACTTTTATTTGCATTTGGTCAAGCATTTTCAGACTATGCAAAAGCATCGGCACTTCCTATACCTCAACAATTTTTAGCAACAATACCATATATATTAACACTTGTAGTATTAGTTGGATTTGTAGGTAAGGCAAGAGCACCTAAAGCAAGTGGAAAACCTTATGAAAAATAA
- a CDS encoding ATP-dependent DNA helicase, translating to MKEYFKKMIDSFDFEYREGQIEMASIIERHLNEYEPCIIEAGTGIGKTLAYLMPLVLYAKEHRTRIVISTNTINLQEQLVEKDLPLLEKILGQEIKYMLVKGRSNYACHVRFMKNNKNEKLAKWFENTKTGDKAEIDFYLNADEWNLVKSDKDYCSVKKCNCFFYKARKELQDQEILIVNHSLLFSNFKYDKILPKFNILLIDEAHNLENSARKYFEYSINSSEVSAVLGMLYNRKNKVGAYLSMLGKIAEYVSSTSYIVFEENRDEVLSLFNLIYDNFIKQSSEISKIMVEKNIEKIRRKYIENRLEKYIEYNKEVINNFKKLSKIIKVLKENIEAYNLPEDIYQDFFALYDKLKENIDTLKTIEKNSQDEYVNWFKFNLNDLSIDIMSTPYIIADKLEKELLKDNKNVILTSATLRVDNKFEYIKSRLGISNFEEYVIKSPFDYDRNMKILLSKNSPDVNTAEFIDYTASFINNYAKEKNGNCFVLFTSYKFMSQVYNKLELEDFIILKQGDMSRTNLIETFKSNDKSILLGTDSFWEGVDVKGDKLKSIIIPKLPFQVPDDPIVEAIIENIQKQGDIPFIKYQLPLMTVKLCQGVGRLIRSKKDEGEIVILDSRIVKKSYGKSILNSFPSKNILKF from the coding sequence ATGAAAGAATATTTTAAAAAAATGATAGATAGCTTTGACTTTGAATATAGAGAAGGTCAAATTGAAATGGCTAGTATTATAGAAAGACATTTAAATGAATATGAACCATGCATAATAGAAGCGGGTACAGGTATAGGAAAAACTTTAGCATATCTTATGCCTTTAGTTTTATATGCTAAAGAACATAGAACAAGGATAGTAATATCAACTAATACAATTAATTTACAAGAACAATTAGTTGAAAAAGATTTACCTCTTTTAGAAAAAATTTTAGGTCAAGAGATAAAGTATATGCTTGTAAAAGGAAGAAGCAATTATGCTTGTCATGTAAGATTTATGAAAAATAATAAAAATGAAAAATTAGCAAAGTGGTTTGAAAACACAAAAACAGGTGATAAGGCTGAAATTGATTTTTATTTAAATGCTGATGAGTGGAATCTAGTAAAATCAGATAAAGATTATTGTTCTGTAAAAAAATGTAATTGCTTTTTCTATAAAGCTAGAAAAGAGTTACAAGACCAAGAAATACTTATAGTAAATCATTCACTTTTATTTTCTAATTTTAAGTATGACAAAATTTTACCTAAATTTAATATATTACTTATAGATGAAGCACATAATCTTGAAAATTCAGCAAGAAAGTATTTTGAGTATAGCATTAATTCATCAGAAGTAAGTGCAGTACTAGGAATGCTTTATAATAGGAAAAACAAAGTTGGAGCATATTTATCAATGCTTGGAAAAATTGCAGAGTATGTTTCAAGTACTTCATATATAGTATTTGAAGAAAATAGAGATGAAGTTCTTTCTTTATTTAATTTAATATACGATAATTTCATAAAACAAAGTTCAGAAATATCAAAAATAATGGTAGAAAAAAATATAGAAAAAATAAGAAGGAAGTATATTGAAAATAGGTTAGAAAAATATATTGAATACAATAAAGAAGTTATAAATAATTTTAAAAAATTAAGCAAAATAATAAAAGTATTAAAAGAAAATATAGAAGCATATAATTTACCGGAAGATATTTATCAAGATTTCTTTGCTTTATATGACAAATTAAAAGAAAATATAGATACGTTAAAAACTATTGAAAAAAATAGTCAAGATGAATATGTAAATTGGTTTAAATTTAATTTAAATGATTTAAGTATTGATATTATGTCAACACCGTATATTATCGCAGATAAACTTGAAAAAGAATTATTAAAGGATAATAAAAATGTCATTTTAACTTCAGCAACATTAAGAGTTGATAATAAATTTGAATATATTAAGTCAAGACTTGGAATATCAAATTTTGAAGAATATGTAATAAAATCACCATTTGATTATGACAGAAATATGAAAATATTATTATCAAAAAATTCCCCTGATGTAAATACAGCCGAGTTTATAGACTATACTGCCTCTTTTATTAATAATTATGCTAAGGAAAAAAATGGTAATTGTTTTGTTTTATTTACTTCATATAAATTTATGAGTCAGGTATATAATAAGTTGGAATTAGAAGATTTTATTATTTTAAAACAAGGAGATATGTCAAGAACAAATTTAATTGAAACTTTTAAATCAAATGATAAGTCAATACTTTTAGGAACAGATAGTTTCTGGGAGGGTGTTGATGTAAAAGGAGATAAATTAAAAAGTATAATTATTCCAAAACTTCCTTTTCAAGTACCAGATGATCCTATAGTTGAGGCTATAATTGAAAATATACAAAAACAAGGGGATATACCATTTATAAAATATCAATTACCTCTTATGACTGTAAAATTATGTCAAGGAGTTGGAAGGCTTATAAGAAGTAAAAAAGATGAAGGAGAAATTGTAATTTTAGATAGTAGAATAGTGAAAAAATCATATGGAAAATCTATATTAAATTCATTTCCAAGTAAAAACATATTAAAATTTTAG
- a CDS encoding thymidine phosphorylase: protein MRIVDIIQKKRDGIELEKQEIDFLLDECQKGTVPDYQLSAFLMATYFQDMTDNELIEFTKKMRDSGDRIKFENLDKFLVDKHSTGGVGDKVTIVLAPIIAALGMGTAKLSGKGLGHTGGTIDKFEAIEGFKFSNTKDELIAIANKTGIGLMGYSDNIVPLDKKIYSLRDVSATVPSIPLIASSIMSKKLAIDSNVIILDVKVGDGAFMKDIEHAKNLAKRMIAIGRGANRQVKVVLSNMDEPLGYNIGNANEVIEGIEALKGNFPKDLKEVVYTIAGLALKTKGNVENVEDAKEMVDKVIKDGSALKKLAQFIKESGGNPEVVNDYSLLPSAKYSLEIRSNKSGYVKKIKTEEIGKAAMVIGAGRATKDSIIDHGVGLKVLKKVSEKVEKDEIIAVLSYNDSKNVEQAKELILDAYIIGDDTVEKSKAILEIIE, encoded by the coding sequence ATGAGAATAGTAGATATTATTCAAAAAAAGAGAGATGGAATAGAATTAGAAAAGCAAGAAATTGACTTTTTACTTGATGAATGCCAAAAAGGGACAGTTCCTGATTATCAATTGTCAGCATTTTTAATGGCTACATATTTTCAAGATATGACAGATAATGAATTAATTGAATTTACAAAAAAAATGCGTGATTCAGGAGATAGAATTAAATTTGAGAATTTAGATAAATTTTTAGTTGATAAACATAGTACAGGTGGAGTTGGAGATAAAGTAACAATTGTATTAGCTCCAATAATTGCAGCACTTGGAATGGGAACAGCAAAATTATCAGGTAAAGGGTTAGGACATACAGGTGGTACAATTGATAAATTTGAAGCAATAGAAGGTTTTAAATTTTCAAACACAAAAGATGAATTAATAGCAATTGCAAATAAAACAGGTATTGGATTAATGGGGTATAGTGATAATATAGTTCCACTTGATAAAAAAATATACTCTTTAAGAGATGTAAGTGCAACAGTACCATCAATACCGCTTATTGCAAGTAGTATAATGAGCAAAAAATTAGCGATAGATTCTAATGTTATTATTCTTGATGTTAAAGTCGGAGATGGTGCATTCATGAAAGATATTGAGCATGCTAAAAATCTTGCTAAAAGAATGATAGCCATAGGACGTGGTGCAAATAGACAAGTAAAAGTTGTACTATCAAATATGGACGAACCGCTAGGATATAATATTGGGAATGCTAATGAAGTAATTGAAGGAATTGAAGCTTTAAAAGGGAATTTTCCTAAAGATTTAAAAGAAGTTGTATATACAATAGCAGGACTTGCACTTAAAACTAAAGGTAATGTTGAAAATGTAGAAGATGCAAAAGAAATGGTTGATAAAGTTATTAAAGATGGAAGTGCATTAAAAAAACTTGCTCAGTTTATAAAAGAAAGTGGAGGAAATCCTGAAGTAGTTAATGATTATTCACTTCTTCCAAGTGCAAAATATAGTTTAGAAATAAGAAGTAATAAATCTGGTTACGTAAAGAAAATTAAAACAGAAGAAATTGGTAAAGCAGCTATGGTTATAGGTGCAGGACGTGCAACTAAAGATTCAATAATTGATCATGGTGTTGGACTAAAGGTACTAAAGAAAGTATCTGAAAAAGTGGAAAAAGACGAAATAATAGCAGTATTATCATATAATGATAGTAAAAATGTAGAGCAAGCTAAGGAATTAATTTTAGATGCCTATATCATTGGTGATGATACCGTTGAAAAATCAAAAGCAATATTAGAAATAATTGAATAA
- a CDS encoding bifunctional folylpolyglutamate synthase/dihydrofolate synthase produces the protein MFDEIFNRKREENIDLTKYIKGKLPYLIHVAGTNGKGSTCSYLECVLMGKYKVGKFTSPHLFSPNERITINQKQISNKEFFSYYDKFKHLKIGFFDFLFLIAMNYFIDNQVDIAIIEVGIGGKYDSTNCLNYDVALITNVSYDHTNMLGNSIESIAFQKAGICKNNTLTFYTHNIKCLKDEIEKLTNNSKYITGTDKFKLPLSGKFQESNFALAYEVFKLFNLSDEFIQNGLKKFKLRGRQEKIRDNVYIDISHNEASFLALKENFKNYDNLHIFLTSLLDKDIKSIYKIASSFAKKVSVYPMPHIKRGRSKQNIIETLGNVDIIDDIYIDENCINIYCGSFYFISEIYDKLIIKNETYISHKSKYSN, from the coding sequence ATGTTTGATGAAATATTTAACAGGAAAAGAGAAGAAAATATTGACTTAACTAAATATATAAAAGGAAAATTACCTTATTTAATTCATGTTGCTGGTACAAATGGTAAAGGTTCTACATGTTCTTATCTTGAATGTGTTTTAATGGGGAAATATAAAGTGGGAAAATTTACTTCTCCCCATCTTTTTAGTCCAAATGAAAGAATTACAATAAATCAAAAACAAATTAGTAATAAAGAATTTTTTTCATATTACGACAAATTTAAACATCTTAAAATAGGCTTTTTTGACTTTTTATTTTTAATTGCAATGAATTATTTTATTGACAATCAAGTTGACATTGCAATAATTGAAGTTGGTATTGGTGGTAAATATGACAGCACAAATTGTCTTAATTATGATGTTGCACTAATAACAAATGTATCATATGATCATACTAATATGCTTGGAAACTCTATTGAAAGTATAGCATTTCAAAAGGCAGGTATATGTAAAAATAACACACTAACTTTTTATACTCATAATATCAAGTGTTTAAAAGATGAAATTGAAAAACTTACAAATAATTCAAAATATATTACAGGTACTGACAAATTTAAATTGCCTTTATCAGGTAAATTTCAAGAAAGTAATTTCGCTCTTGCATATGAAGTATTCAAATTATTTAATTTAAGTGATGAATTTATACAAAATGGATTAAAAAAATTCAAACTAAGAGGTAGGCAAGAAAAGATAAGAGACAATGTTTACATAGATATATCTCATAATGAGGCTTCTTTTTTAGCTTTAAAAGAAAACTTTAAAAATTATGATAATTTACATATATTTTTAACATCACTACTTGATAAAGACATTAAAAGTATATATAAAATTGCTTCATCTTTTGCAAAAAAAGTAAGTGTCTATCCAATGCCACATATTAAGCGAGGACGAAGTAAACAAAATATCATAGAAACACTTGGAAATGTTGATATTATTGATGATATTTATATTGATGAAAATTGTATTAATATTTATTGTGGTTCTTTTTATTTCATATCAGAAATTTATGATAAACTCATAATAAAAAATGAAACTTACATAAGTCACAAATCAAAATATTCAAACTAA
- a CDS encoding BMP family lipoprotein — protein MKKILSLIGALFAMVLVISCGAKTETKAPEAKEKKVAIVFSTGGLGDKSFNDSANRGLMQAVEQLGIKYDYYEPKDPSAEAQNQLSNYAEKGDYELIIAVGFSMKDALVAVAKEFPQQKFALIDEVVNDLPNVSSLMFKEQEGSFLVGALAALMTKTGTVGFVGGLEVPVITRFQAGYIQGVKYINPEIQVLSVFINGSNPFNDPVSAKTLTETLIKKNADIIFHAAGASGSGVFQAAKENKVFAMGVDANQDDVEKGTILTSMVKYVDKAVFTTVKNVLEGNFKLGTQFFGIKEDGVGTTEFEFTKDIIGQKKISKLDELKKAIVEGKITVSEEVPK, from the coding sequence ATGAAAAAAATTTTATCATTAATTGGTGCATTATTTGCAATGGTGCTAGTTATTTCTTGTGGTGCAAAAACAGAAACTAAAGCACCGGAAGCAAAAGAAAAGAAAGTAGCAATTGTATTTTCTACTGGTGGTTTAGGAGATAAATCATTTAATGATTCAGCTAATCGTGGATTAATGCAAGCTGTTGAACAATTAGGAATTAAATATGATTATTATGAACCTAAAGATCCATCAGCTGAAGCACAAAATCAATTATCTAACTATGCTGAAAAAGGTGATTATGAATTAATAATCGCAGTTGGATTTTCAATGAAAGATGCTTTAGTAGCAGTTGCTAAAGAATTTCCACAACAAAAATTTGCTTTAATTGATGAAGTTGTAAATGATTTACCAAATGTATCTTCATTAATGTTTAAAGAACAAGAAGGTTCATTCTTAGTAGGAGCATTAGCTGCTTTAATGACTAAGACTGGAACAGTAGGATTTGTTGGTGGGTTAGAAGTACCAGTTATAACTAGATTCCAAGCTGGTTATATCCAAGGTGTAAAATATATAAATCCAGAAATACAAGTATTATCTGTATTTATTAATGGTTCAAATCCATTTAATGACCCTGTATCTGCAAAAACACTTACTGAAACATTAATTAAGAAAAATGCAGACATAATTTTCCACGCAGCAGGAGCATCTGGTTCAGGAGTATTCCAAGCAGCAAAAGAAAATAAAGTATTTGCAATGGGTGTTGACGCTAATCAAGATGATGTTGAAAAAGGAACAATCTTAACTTCAATGGTTAAGTATGTTGATAAAGCTGTATTTACAACTGTTAAAAATGTTTTAGAAGGAAACTTTAAATTAGGAACACAATTCTTTGGAATCAAAGAAGATGGTGTTGGAACAACTGAATTTGAATTTACTAAAGATATAATAGGGCAAAAAAAAATTAGTAAATTAGATGAATTAAAGAAAGCAATAGTTGAAGGTAAAATTACTGTAAGCGAAGAAGTTCCTAAATAA
- a CDS encoding C69 family dipeptidase, translating into MCTTVIVGKKVTINNKTIIARNEDSHLAINPKRLEIVKGNKIKNRKHKSVYTGVEVLLPEKSYTFTAMPDVISDTYNNGRFSEASVNEFHVAVSSTESLYGNERVLAYDPLIENGIAEDAINDIVAPFIKSAKEGVELLGKYIEKYGSNEGNGIIFSDDKEVWYMEIPTGHHWVAVRIPEDSYAIAPNCVCIEEIDFNSPDYLYSTGIREFVEKYSLNPDREGFNFRKIFGTSTELDRVYNTARAWFGHKYLDKNFDKDPVSSEIPFINKADRLITIEDVEYILSSHYNETIYDPMGNSGTEYEKTRFRAISLSRTQESHIIEIDKLPVKWVAMATTAFTPYVPFFTDVDDIPEEYRDTTFKMDMKYAYWLFKVFSYYVETHYKLFSKENTKYLEEMRSYGRRRVFEIRENASKLSGTKLRAYLTNENEKTVKYMLEKTRNLLNEFMTRALSVSKMSFTMDKNL; encoded by the coding sequence ATGTGTACAACAGTTATTGTTGGAAAAAAAGTAACAATTAATAATAAGACAATAATTGCTAGAAATGAAGATTCACATTTAGCGATAAATCCCAAAAGATTAGAAATAGTAAAAGGAAATAAAATAAAAAATAGAAAACATAAATCTGTATATACGGGTGTGGAAGTTTTACTACCTGAAAAATCATATACATTTACAGCAATGCCTGATGTAATATCTGATACATATAATAACGGAAGATTTAGTGAAGCAAGTGTAAATGAATTTCATGTTGCAGTAAGTTCAACAGAAAGTCTATATGGAAATGAAAGAGTTTTAGCATATGATCCATTAATTGAAAATGGTATTGCTGAAGATGCAATAAATGATATAGTAGCACCATTTATTAAAAGTGCTAAAGAAGGTGTTGAATTATTAGGAAAATACATTGAAAAATATGGTTCAAATGAAGGAAATGGTATAATTTTTTCTGATGACAAAGAAGTTTGGTATATGGAAATTCCAACAGGACATCACTGGGTAGCTGTTAGAATACCTGAAGATAGTTATGCAATAGCACCTAATTGTGTATGTATAGAAGAAATAGATTTTAATAGTCCTGATTATTTATATTCAACAGGTATTAGAGAATTTGTTGAAAAATATAGTTTAAATCCAGATAGAGAAGGATTTAATTTTAGAAAAATATTTGGTACAAGTACAGAGTTAGATAGAGTATATAATACGGCTAGAGCTTGGTTTGGTCATAAATATTTAGATAAAAATTTTGATAAGGATCCTGTATCGAGTGAAATACCGTTTATAAATAAAGCAGATAGACTTATAACTATTGAAGATGTTGAGTACATATTAAGTTCTCATTATAATGAAACTATTTATGATCCTATGGGTAATTCAGGTACAGAGTATGAAAAAACAAGATTTAGAGCAATATCGCTTTCAAGAACGCAAGAATCACATATAATTGAAATTGATAAATTACCTGTAAAATGGGTTGCAATGGCAACAACAGCATTTACTCCATATGTGCCATTTTTCACAGATGTTGATGATATTCCTGAAGAATATAGAGATACAACTTTTAAAATGGATATGAAATATGCGTATTGGTTATTTAAAGTATTTTCATATTATGTTGAAACACATTATAAGTTATTTTCTAAAGAAAATACTAAATATTTAGAAGAAATGCGTTCATATGGAAGAAGAAGGGTATTTGAAATTAGAGAAAATGCTTCAAAATTAAGTGGAACAAAATTAAGAGCATATTTAACAAATGAAAATGAAAAAACAGTTAAATATATGTTAGAAAAAACAAGAAATCTTTTAAATGAATTTATGACAAGAGCATTATCAGTATCTAAAATGTCATTTACTATGGATAAAAATTTATAA
- the cdd gene encoding cytidine deaminase, whose translation MTDKEYIEKANKLLKMAYVPYSHFPVAAIVIDANGNEYYGVNVENAAYNVGLCAERNAITNGITKGLAKISKIYITANTDRPVSPCGACRQVISEFSDENTVLILGSSESEELKKFKINEILPYSFGPNDL comes from the coding sequence ATGACTGATAAGGAATATATAGAAAAAGCAAATAAACTTTTAAAAATGGCATATGTACCTTATTCACATTTTCCAGTAGCTGCAATAGTCATTGATGCAAATGGAAATGAATATTATGGCGTAAATGTTGAAAATGCGGCATATAATGTAGGACTTTGTGCTGAAAGAAATGCAATAACTAATGGAATTACAAAAGGACTTGCTAAAATTTCAAAAATATATATTACAGCAAATACAGATAGACCAGTTAGTCCTTGTGGAGCTTGTAGGCAAGTAATATCAGAATTTTCAGATGAAAATACTGTTTTAATACTTGGCTCAAGTGAAAGTGAAGAATTAAAAAAATTCAAGATAAATGAAATATTACCTTATAGTTTTGGACCAAATGATTTATAA
- the deoC gene encoding deoxyribose-phosphate aldolase encodes MINKYIDHTVLKAVSTVEDINKLCEEAKTYGFYSVCVNGAYVSMCKKNLTGTDVKIAAVVGFPLGAMDSSVKVYEAAKAIADGATEIDMVINVGMLKSKNLEYVESEIRAIKNAIGDNVLKVIIETCYLTDDEKRIACELSLNAGADYVKTSTGFGTGGATYEDVKLMKEVVGDKALVKASGGVKSYEIAKKYIELGASRLGTSSGIEIINGEKGE; translated from the coding sequence ATGATCAATAAGTATATAGATCACACAGTTTTAAAAGCAGTAAGTACTGTAGAAGATATAAATAAATTATGTGAAGAAGCAAAAACATATGGATTTTATTCTGTTTGTGTTAATGGAGCATATGTTTCTATGTGTAAGAAAAATTTAACAGGAACAGATGTAAAAATTGCAGCAGTAGTAGGATTTCCACTAGGTGCAATGGATAGCAGTGTTAAAGTTTATGAAGCTGCTAAAGCAATTGCAGATGGTGCAACTGAAATAGATATGGTAATAAATGTAGGTATGTTAAAATCAAAAAATTTAGAGTATGTTGAATCAGAAATTCGTGCAATAAAAAATGCAATAGGAGATAATGTGCTTAAAGTAATTATTGAAACTTGTTATTTAACTGATGATGAAAAAAGAATTGCTTGTGAATTATCACTTAATGCAGGAGCTGATTATGTTAAAACTTCAACAGGATTTGGTACAGGTGGAGCAACATATGAAGATGTAAAACTTATGAAAGAAGTTGTAGGAGATAAGGCATTAGTAAAAGCATCAGGTGGAGTTAAGAGTTACGAAATAGCAAAAAAATATATAGAGTTAGGTGCAAGTAGACTTGGAACATCATCTGGTATTGAAATTATAAACGGCGAAAAAGGAGAGTAA